A genomic region of Chlorobaculum parvum NCIB 8327 contains the following coding sequences:
- a CDS encoding ATP-binding protein, translating into MSYYRFSLPSQLSFADQLRRWVATLSSIEGYGEQFSSVLWLTVHEAFVNAVLHGNQSDPEQPVVMLFESGWKGGARFLGVQIRDFGKGFDPAPQLAATRSEAARSRPCGRGLLLMNHYAANLTVERLPDGCVVLMRYIPY; encoded by the coding sequence ATGAGCTACTACCGATTTTCTCTGCCATCTCAACTCAGCTTTGCAGATCAGCTCAGGCGGTGGGTTGCGACGCTGTCCAGCATTGAGGGATATGGTGAGCAGTTTTCATCGGTGCTGTGGCTGACCGTACATGAGGCCTTCGTCAATGCGGTTTTACACGGCAATCAAAGCGATCCGGAGCAGCCTGTCGTTATGCTGTTCGAGTCGGGCTGGAAAGGTGGTGCCAGATTTCTTGGGGTTCAGATACGCGATTTCGGTAAAGGTTTCGATCCTGCCCCTCAGCTCGCCGCGACCCGCTCAGAGGCTGCCCGGTCGAGACCTTGTGGAAGAGGTTTATTGCTGATGAACCATTACGCTGCCAACCTGACCGTCGAACGGCTGCCGGACGGATGTGTCGTGCTCATGCGTTATATTCCTTACTGA